A single window of Callithrix jacchus isolate 240 chromosome 6, calJac240_pri, whole genome shotgun sequence DNA harbors:
- the CAVIN2 gene encoding caveolae-associated protein 2 produces MGEDAAQAEKFQHPGFDMQQEKPSSPSPMPSSTPSPSLNLGNTEEAIRDNSQVNAVTVLTLLDKLVNMLDAVQENQHKMEQRQISLEGSVKGIQNDLTKLSKYQASTSNTVSKLLEKSRKVSAHTRAVKERMDRQCAQVKRLENNHAQLLRRNHFKVLIFQEENEIPASVFVKERVSSTVEGKEELADENKSLEETLHTVDLSSDDDLPHDEEALEDSAEEKMEESRAEKIKRSSLKKVDSLKKAFSRQNIEKKMNKLGTKIVSVERREKIKKSLTSNHQKLSSGKSSPFKVSPLTFGRKKVREEESHVENGTKSEDLPSSEQMPNDQEEGSFAEGLSEASLPSALAEGEIAEGAAEKATSGGSNSGMDSNIDLTIVEDEEEESVALEQAQKVRYEGGYGVTSEEAERSDEDPVQPAVLQVHQTA; encoded by the exons ATGGGAGAGGACGCTGCACAGGCCGAAAAGTTCCAGCACCCTGGGTTTGACATGCAGCAGGAAAAGCCCTCGAGCCCCAGCCCGATGCCTTCTTCCACACCGAGCCCCAGCCTGAACCTGGGGAACACGGAGGAGGCCATCCGGGACAACTCGCAGGTGAACGCCGTCACGGTGCTCACGCTCCTGGACAAGCTGGTGAACATGCTGGACGCCGTGCAGGAGAACCAGCACAAGATGGAGCAGCGACAGATCAGCTTGGAGGGCTCCGTGAAGGGCATCCAGAACGACCTCACCAAGCTCTCCAAGTACCAGGCCTCCACCAGCAACACAGTGAGCAAGCTGCTGGAGAAGTCCCGCAAGGTCAGCGCCCACACGCGCGCGGTCAAAGAGCGCATGGACAGGCAGTGCGCGCAGGTGAAGCGGCTAGAGAacaaccacgcccagctcctCCGTCGCAACCATTTCAAAGTGCTCATCTTCCAG GAGGAAAACGAGATCCCTGCCAGTGTGTTTGTGAAAGAGCGCGtttccagcactgtggaagggaaggaggagcttGCGGATGAAAACAAGTCCCTGGAGGAAACCCTGCACACCGTGGACCTCTCGTCAGATGATGATTTACCCCACGATGAGGAGGCCCTGGAAGACAGTGCCGAGGAAAAGATGGAAGAAAGTagggcagagaaaataaaaagatccaGCCTCAAGAAAGTGGATAGCCTCAAGAAAGCATTTTCTCGCCAGAACATCGAGAAAAAGATGAACAAGCTGGGGACAAAGATCGTATCTGTAGAACGGAGAGAGAAGATTAAGAAGTCTCTCACATCAAATCACCAGAAACTATCCTCAGGAAAAAGCTCTCCCTTCAAGGTTTCTCCCCTCACTTTTGGGAGAAAGAAAGTCCGAGAGGAAGAAAGCCATGTAGAAAACGGGACCAAGTCCGAAGACCTGCCTAGCAGCGAGCAGATGCCGAATGACCAGGAGGAGGGCTCCTTTGCAGAGGGTCTTTCCGAAGCGTCCCTCCCCAGCGCCCTGGCGGAAGGAGAAATCGCAGAGGGGGCTGCTGAGAAGGCGACCTCCGGGGGGAGTAACTCGGGAATGGACAGCAACATCGACTTGACTATTGtggaagatgaagaggaggagtCAGTGGCCCTGGAACAGGCACAGAAGGTGCGCTATGAAGGTGGCTATGGGGTCACCTCCGAGGAGGCGGAGCGCTCCGATGAGGACCCGGTGCAGCCCGCCGTGCTGCAGGTGCACCAGACCGCCTGA